AAAACTATCTGTCTTTTCAACAGGACAGATGGGTGCTATAGAAGCAGCATCCACAATAGTAGGGAGAGAGTAATTAGGTTCCCATGTCTCGTCTAATGATCCATAGGCAATAAAGGGGTTATAGTGATTAACTTGGTTGGATCCTCCCTTATCCATTGCAGCACTGACAACAACTTCTTCAGGTATCGCCACTGAGAAATCAGCAGCAGCTGATTCTACTGTTAAATCACTGTGATTGATGTTACTGGTCTCTGATGCAATACCAATTCCAGTTTCATGACAACCATTCGATGAAACCTGTAACAATATCAATCATGTTATGTGCTCCAATGTAGATAATGGTATATAAGTGAAGAAGTAGTTAAAAATTATATGTGCAGCTGTTCATTTATCCAACCAAATAAACTGAAGATGTAATACTAAAGTTAACAGCTCATATATAATCATCGAACAATTATGAGACACATCAATGGGATGAACGAATTTTTAAGGATTAAAGTGGTGATTATATATATGCTTTGCAAATGTGTTTTACTGTAAGTTAAGTAGTGGTATACCTGATGTGCTACTTCTCCATTGAAAAAGGGCTCCAGATTTTCATTGCTCTTGGATGTGACACCGCCAACCTGATGGCAACCTTGTGCACCTTCATGTAGTGATTGTTTGGGATTTGGTTTCTCATCATTTGAATCGGTAGAGTTAGTTGCAGTATTGTTGTCTTCAAGATTACGCTCTTTGCATAAGGAGTTCTGTTCCCCAGTATTGCCATCAGTAGCACACATGACTGGTAGAATAACTATTTGTGATTTTAATTCAAGTGCAGTTTTCGTAGAGTCAGCTCTCATCTCTTCCCCAAGGTCATCATTGGTATCTTCCGAGGAATCAAAGTTTATTGACACCTTTTGATCTACTACCTTTTCCGTTGAAGTCTTTTTATCAGGAAAAACTCCTTCATCAATGCAGACATCCTTGACAAAATGGCCACCATAATCAGAAGAAAGAACTGTGTCTGGCAGTTTGATCTCTACAACATCCTTGTCATACGAGTAATCCTCAATGCATGTCTGTCCGGTTTTACCTCCATTCTGATGCTCACCCTTCACAAAACTATGTTCAGATTGATTGGTTTGTTCAACCATTTTATCCGCCAAAAAACTGTGCTTACTTTGTCTTTCAGACTCGTAGTCTAATTTAGGACTGCCATTGGATGGAAGTTCTTGAAAAATATGACTTTGGTAAGACCTTTCATCGTCTGCGTTCAGGTACCAAAATCAACCATTGAGAGTGTTGACacagaaggaaaaaaaaggaaacaaaCGTGCCATAATCAACATTTATGGTTTCTGGTTTGAACAGTCAAAAAATGACCAAAACCATTTCTAAACTATAGTAACTGATGACCAACCCAACTTGGACAAGATAAATATGGAAAGAACTCATTAGGATGAAATTAACATTAGGGAACCTCAGCTAAGTTCATCTTTAGCTTCTCTTTCATTTTAGTTGCGCTGTCACTTTCATCATATGCAAGCATTAAACTTTCATTCAGCGACTCAAAACTCTGAAATCAAGCATCTTGAATGCACAATGTTTCTGTCATAGAGAAACTCAGAAAAAGCTATTTGCTTAGCTAAGATGTCGTTGGTAGTCCTGAAGGAACAAAAGCCAAGAAGCGACAGTCTTCCTACCAAATAAAGAAGATCATGATTCAATACAAATAGAGTAATGTTTTGTATCACACTCAGGTCAATATAAAGATTGAGTTAAATTAAAAATGATTGCAGTTGGTATATGATGGACACTCCTATGAGGATT
The sequence above is drawn from the Panicum hallii strain FIL2 chromosome 7, PHallii_v3.1, whole genome shotgun sequence genome and encodes:
- the LOC112900004 gene encoding uncharacterized protein LOC112900004 isoform X1, with the translated sequence MKIDDERSYQSHIFQELPSNGSPKLDYESERQSKHSFLADKMVEQTNQSEHSFVKGEHQNGGKTGQTCIEDYSYDKDVVEIKLPDTVLSSDYGGHFVKDVCIDEGVFPDKKTSTEKVVDQKVSINFDSSEDTNDDLGEEMRADSTKTALELKSQIVILPVMCATDGNTGEQNSLCKERNLEDNNTATNSTDSNDEKPNPKQSLHEGAQGCHQVGGVTSKSNENLEPFFNGEVAHQVSSNGCHETGIGIASETSNINHSDLTVESAAADFSVAIPEEVVVSAAMDKGGSNQVNHYNPFIAYGSLDETWEPNYSLPTIVDAASIAPICPVEKTDSFSDLVNRTLKGFDPIEIDEAIIEENRSDSVEAGSSTLDVQASEQCNDQRGSLTDVKTDAAHETGIATSLSTSNGEPSDGKSESCKKIEIDSAQDISDFNPRDVEVGTKRSEDVTDDKNSPLVQREPVVQQNGPDSAKVTAQTVIRNPFESSFSGPSITSGPLTPSGHIPYSGNISLRSESSTTSTRSFAFPVLQNEWNSSPVKMAKADRRRLREDRGWGYRILCCKF
- the LOC112900004 gene encoding uncharacterized protein LOC112900004 isoform X2; translated protein: MVEQTNQSEHSFVKGEHQNGGKTGQTCIEDYSYDKDVVEIKLPDTVLSSDYGGHFVKDVCIDEGVFPDKKTSTEKVVDQKVSINFDSSEDTNDDLGEEMRADSTKTALELKSQIVILPVMCATDGNTGEQNSLCKERNLEDNNTATNSTDSNDEKPNPKQSLHEGAQGCHQVGGVTSKSNENLEPFFNGEVAHQVSSNGCHETGIGIASETSNINHSDLTVESAAADFSVAIPEEVVVSAAMDKGGSNQVNHYNPFIAYGSLDETWEPNYSLPTIVDAASIAPICPVEKTDSFSDLVNRTLKGFDPIEIDEAIIEENRSDSVEAGSSTLDVQASEQCNDQRGSLTDVKTDAAHETGIATSLSTSNGEPSDGKSESCKKIEIDSAQDISDFNPRDVEVGTKRSEDVTDDKNSPLVQREPVVQQNGPDSAKVTAQTVIRNPFESSFSGPSITSGPLTPSGHIPYSGNISLRSESSTTSTRSFAFPVLQNEWNSSPVKMAKADRRRLREDRGWGYRILCCKF